A section of the Dehalobacter sp. DCM genome encodes:
- a CDS encoding oxidoreductase — MKKYENLFTPIVLGNTQFRNRIFSAPIGLEYYPSENMHPGDDFFAFFERKAQGGVATVCIGSAMADNARGAVGPTIRLDDPHAIAPHFRLAQLISRHGAVADIELQHAGANAYFSKLGLGNDIYGAFAMTNGLGMDIPEMPEKVILDTIEKFGDAAQMAKHCGYGMVTLHAGHGWLFNQFLGPENNRKDQWGGSMENRARFVNAIAANIKKKCGKGFPICVRVSGTEVFEGGYDIEYGAEIAKQLDGHYDLINVSVGAHEAPTVFTTTHPSMFLEDGVNVKYAAEIKKAVKYSKIATVGAIAEPALMEEIIASGKADVVMLCRQLIADPDTPFKAQTGREKEIRKCIRCFECFSGQFMKLSTYCAINPEIWFERESRYADPVVKHKKKILIAGGGVAGMQAALTAAERGHEVVLCEKTDLLGGALRCELKVPFKQNLQKYLDQQAELIKAAENIDLRMNTVVTPALAEETKPDVIIAAFGARPIVPKIPGIDGKNVLDAEYAYMHAEEVGDKVMVLGGGLSGIELAIYLSGLGKKVSIMEMANSLNFSGNVIHSMAIQNEIKRYGIEIITSTKAAEINERGVIGEFVGDNFSIAPLSETIKRGILQSVITAGKMDESLEVGSQKLYEADTVLYALGMIPLRDEANALRNCAPLYFQIGDCVEPMNVNAANATAYTIARDIGRY, encoded by the coding sequence ATGAAAAAATATGAGAATCTTTTCACACCTATTGTCTTAGGTAATACGCAGTTTCGAAACAGAATTTTTTCTGCCCCAATCGGATTGGAATATTATCCGTCCGAAAACATGCATCCGGGTGATGATTTTTTTGCGTTTTTTGAAAGAAAAGCACAAGGTGGCGTGGCAACGGTCTGTATCGGTTCTGCCATGGCGGATAATGCCAGAGGTGCAGTAGGTCCGACCATCAGATTGGATGATCCGCATGCCATTGCACCGCATTTTCGTCTTGCTCAGCTTATCAGCCGGCACGGCGCGGTTGCTGATATTGAACTTCAGCACGCCGGTGCCAATGCGTATTTCAGCAAGCTGGGTCTGGGCAATGATATCTATGGCGCTTTTGCGATGACAAACGGACTGGGCATGGACATCCCTGAAATGCCTGAAAAAGTCATTCTTGATACGATTGAAAAATTTGGCGATGCAGCCCAGATGGCCAAACACTGCGGCTACGGTATGGTGACCCTCCATGCTGGTCACGGATGGTTATTTAACCAGTTCCTCGGACCTGAAAACAACCGAAAAGACCAATGGGGCGGCTCTATGGAAAACCGGGCGCGCTTTGTTAATGCGATAGCAGCTAACATCAAGAAAAAATGTGGTAAGGGATTCCCGATCTGCGTACGGGTCAGCGGTACAGAAGTCTTTGAAGGCGGCTATGACATCGAATACGGTGCTGAAATTGCCAAACAGCTCGATGGTCATTACGATCTGATTAATGTCTCTGTTGGTGCCCATGAAGCCCCCACAGTATTTACGACCACGCATCCAAGTATGTTTCTTGAAGACGGCGTGAATGTCAAGTATGCGGCCGAGATTAAAAAGGCTGTCAAGTATTCAAAAATTGCGACTGTTGGTGCAATCGCCGAACCGGCATTGATGGAAGAGATTATTGCTTCGGGCAAAGCCGATGTTGTAATGCTCTGCCGTCAGCTTATCGCTGATCCGGATACACCGTTCAAGGCCCAAACTGGACGTGAGAAAGAAATCCGCAAATGTATCCGCTGCTTCGAATGTTTCTCCGGTCAGTTTATGAAACTTTCCACCTATTGTGCGATCAATCCGGAAATCTGGTTTGAGAGAGAAAGTCGCTATGCGGATCCGGTTGTGAAACATAAAAAGAAAATTCTGATTGCAGGCGGCGGAGTAGCAGGCATGCAGGCAGCACTCACAGCTGCCGAACGCGGACATGAAGTCGTTCTCTGTGAAAAAACCGATCTGCTTGGCGGCGCGTTACGCTGTGAACTAAAAGTTCCGTTTAAACAGAATTTACAGAAATACCTCGATCAGCAAGCAGAATTGATTAAAGCAGCGGAGAATATCGATCTGCGCATGAATACAGTCGTTACGCCTGCTCTGGCAGAAGAGACCAAGCCGGATGTCATTATTGCAGCATTTGGGGCTCGCCCAATCGTACCGAAGATTCCTGGGATTGACGGAAAAAACGTTTTGGATGCGGAATATGCTTATATGCATGCGGAAGAAGTCGGCGATAAAGTCATGGTTCTCGGCGGCGGACTTTCCGGTATCGAACTGGCCATCTACCTCTCGGGTCTGGGCAAAAAAGTATCCATTATGGAAATGGCCAACAGCTTAAACTTTTCCGGAAATGTCATTCATTCCATGGCCATTCAAAATGAAATAAAACGATATGGCATTGAAATCATCACCTCCACCAAGGCGGCAGAAATCAATGAGCGAGGGGTTATCGGCGAGTTTGTCGGGGATAATTTCTCTATCGCTCCCCTATCCGAAACCATTAAACGAGGTATCTTACAGTCCGTCATTACGGCAGGAAAAATGGATGAGAGTCTTGAAGTCGGCAGCCAGAAGTTGTACGAAGCCGATACCGTACTCTATGCATTGGGAATGATCCCGTTACGGGATGAAGCCAATGCGCTGAGAAACTGTGCCCCGCTGTACTTCCAAATTGGAGACTGTGTAGAGCCTATGAATGTGAATGCAGCAAACGCAACGGCCTATACAATTGCCAGAGACATCGGAAGATATTAA
- a CDS encoding PucR family transcriptional regulator, whose product MKITFPMILDKLDHHTMGNNALFPADLCDIQGVVLLDAPLRAYNDKLLYILLRPDLLTALADMMPASLLFFQNNVWYYTGRMLNNQSVQVLESPWDPKTLSAEIQTIILNYRVVFEHLLTLIRDDAGLQSLTDAIAACLMNPVAVFARGLKLLSHSQNHAINEQYWLDTEIKGYLEMEGNTSYYLKEQAKLSAINKTPFIFYMEGMQYRVASNVIIKGNQEIGIIQVYEYDHTITQGTLDLIEAICPYLAIEMSKNGYVNFNNGTMDVQLIVDLLENKIDNLQMLKNRNLSLGLFDKFLFVLTLKPIESRFLVDEQLSKIRDQLNVILPFSNSLLYDKGIVSLISKYTDFPYDSEKETQLIALLREWNMCCGLSDSTHNILDTAKLYQQSLQAIKLGSLVAPGCCIYPYSHYALYDFLDYCQQNENIQSYHHPSVAILKEYDAKHQSALLRTLRTFINHQNNQMATVKQMYISRNTLLYRLNKIENLTNINLNDPDTLFHLQLTFKFMDYEKLMNSRPEKRTP is encoded by the coding sequence ATGAAAATTACATTTCCAATGATCTTGGATAAACTCGACCATCATACGATGGGTAACAACGCCTTGTTTCCTGCAGATCTATGTGATATCCAAGGCGTTGTTTTACTCGATGCACCTCTTCGGGCTTATAATGATAAACTATTATACATCCTGCTACGACCTGATCTTTTAACTGCTTTAGCCGATATGATGCCGGCAAGTCTTTTATTTTTCCAGAATAACGTTTGGTATTACACCGGTCGCATGTTAAACAACCAGTCTGTACAAGTCCTTGAAAGTCCCTGGGATCCAAAAACGTTGTCAGCAGAAATCCAAACCATTATCTTAAATTATCGTGTTGTATTTGAGCATCTGCTGACTCTAATCAGGGATGACGCCGGATTACAAAGTCTCACCGATGCGATTGCAGCCTGCCTGATGAATCCTGTTGCTGTTTTTGCCAGAGGACTTAAACTTTTATCTCATTCCCAAAATCATGCCATCAACGAACAATATTGGCTTGATACTGAGATCAAAGGCTATTTGGAAATGGAGGGCAATACCTCCTACTATCTTAAGGAACAAGCGAAGCTCAGCGCCATCAATAAAACCCCTTTCATATTTTATATGGAAGGGATGCAATACCGTGTCGCTTCAAATGTGATTATTAAAGGCAATCAAGAGATTGGGATCATTCAGGTTTATGAGTACGACCATACGATCACCCAAGGTACGCTGGATCTAATCGAGGCAATATGTCCTTATCTTGCCATCGAGATGAGCAAAAATGGCTATGTGAATTTCAACAACGGGACGATGGATGTTCAACTCATTGTCGACTTGTTGGAAAACAAAATTGATAACCTTCAAATGTTGAAGAACAGAAACCTCAGTCTGGGCTTATTTGACAAGTTTCTGTTTGTCTTAACGCTCAAGCCAATCGAATCCCGCTTTCTCGTGGATGAACAACTTTCCAAAATCCGCGATCAACTGAACGTGATTTTACCATTTAGCAACAGTTTGCTTTATGACAAAGGTATCGTTTCCTTAATCAGCAAGTATACCGATTTTCCGTATGACAGCGAAAAAGAGACCCAGCTGATCGCTCTGCTCCGAGAATGGAATATGTGCTGCGGCTTGAGCGACAGCACCCACAATATCTTGGATACTGCCAAACTCTATCAGCAAAGCCTTCAGGCCATTAAACTCGGTTCCTTAGTCGCACCCGGATGTTGTATTTACCCGTATTCTCATTACGCCCTCTATGATTTTCTGGACTACTGTCAGCAAAATGAAAATATACAGTCCTATCACCATCCATCTGTCGCCATCCTGAAAGAGTATGATGCCAAACATCAAAGTGCGCTTCTCCGAACCCTCCGGACCTTTATCAATCATCAAAACAATCAAATGGCCACAGTGAAACAAATGTATATCAGCAGAAATACCCTTCTTTACAGGCTCAATAAAATTGAAAATCTGACAAACATCAATTTAAATGATCCCGATACACTATTTCATCTTCAGCTGACCTTTAAATTTATGGATTATGAAAAGCTGATGAACAGCCGGCCGGAGAAAAGAACACCATAA